In the genome of Streptomyces collinus, one region contains:
- a CDS encoding acyl carrier protein: protein MAATQEEIVAGLAEIVNEIAGIPVEDVQLDKSFTDDLDVDSLSMVEVVVAAEERFDVKIPDEDVKNLKTVGDATDYILKHQG, encoded by the coding sequence ATGGCCGCCACTCAGGAAGAGATCGTCGCCGGTCTCGCCGAGATCGTGAACGAGATCGCCGGCATCCCGGTTGAGGACGTCCAGCTGGACAAGTCCTTCACCGACGACCTGGACGTCGACTCGCTGTCCATGGTCGAGGTCGTCGTCGCCGCCGAAGAGCGTTTCGACGTCAAGATCCCGGACGAGGACGTCAAGAACCTCAAGACCGTCGGTGACGCGACCGACTACATCCTCAAGCACCAGGGCTGA
- a CDS encoding aldose epimerase family protein — MNELFGTLSDGTPVYRWSLERAGVRVRVLSYGGIVQSVEVPDRQGRTGEVVLGFRDFDGYLAHPEPYFGALVGRYANRIAGGRFTLDGRTYALEPNNGPNSLHGGARGFDKRVWDAEPVEHGVRLTRISPHGEEGFPGRLEVSATYTLDGSGALRIAYEAVTDAPTVVNLTNHSYFNLAGSGDTGGHELRLAASRYTPVDADLIPAGAPEEVAGTRFDFREARKTGSGYDHNFVLDKGVTDAPVEVAELHDPASGRVLTVATTEPGLQLYTADHLGEPFAPGDGIALETQHFPDSPNRPEFPTTVLRPGGVFRSETVYGFGTR; from the coding sequence ATGAACGAACTCTTCGGAACACTTTCCGACGGGACGCCGGTGTACCGCTGGAGCCTGGAGCGGGCCGGTGTACGGGTGCGGGTCCTGTCGTACGGCGGGATCGTGCAGTCCGTGGAGGTGCCGGACCGGCAGGGCCGGACCGGCGAGGTGGTGCTGGGGTTCCGGGACTTCGACGGCTACCTGGCCCACCCGGAGCCGTACTTCGGCGCCCTGGTCGGGCGGTACGCCAACCGGATCGCCGGAGGCCGGTTCACCCTGGACGGTCGGACGTATGCGCTGGAACCGAACAACGGGCCGAACTCGCTGCACGGCGGCGCTCGGGGCTTCGACAAGCGCGTGTGGGACGCGGAGCCCGTGGAGCACGGGGTGCGGCTGACGCGGATCAGCCCGCACGGCGAGGAGGGTTTCCCGGGGCGGCTGGAGGTCTCGGCGACGTACACGCTCGACGGGAGCGGTGCGCTGCGGATCGCGTACGAGGCGGTGACGGACGCGCCGACCGTGGTGAACCTGACCAACCACAGCTACTTCAACCTGGCCGGTTCCGGTGACACGGGCGGTCATGAGCTGCGGCTGGCCGCCTCCCGGTACACGCCGGTCGACGCGGACCTGATTCCCGCCGGCGCTCCGGAGGAGGTGGCCGGCACGCGCTTCGACTTCCGCGAGGCGCGCAAGACCGGCTCCGGCTACGACCACAACTTCGTGCTCGACAAGGGTGTGACGGACGCTCCGGTGGAGGTCGCCGAGCTGCACGACCCGGCGTCCGGGCGGGTGCTGACGGTGGCGACCACCGAGCCGGGCCTCCAGCTGTACACCGCCGACCACCTGGGCGAGCCCTTCGCGCCCGGTGACGGCATCGCGCTGGAGACCCAGCACTTCCCCGACTCGCCGAACCGGCCGGAGTTCCCGACGACGGTGCTGCGGCCGGGCGGGGTGTTCCGCTCGGAGACGGTGTACGGGTTCGGCACCCGCTGA
- a CDS encoding beta-glucosidase family protein, which produces MTYIDFDEEADVAETTQAMQDAAREVVVETALGALDLDAKTRLLAGQDVWSLPALPEAGLASLVMSDGPIGVRGVHWSADDPSVALPSPTALAATWDPGLAHRAGVLLAQEARRKGVHVLLAPTVNLHRSPLGGRHFEAYSEDPYLTGRIGTEYVRGVQSGGVGTTVKHFVANDAETDRLTVNNLVGERALRELYLAPFEAIVENAHPWGIMTAYNSVNGPTMTEHHHLVNEVLRGAWGFDGVNVSDWTAARSTTGALAGGLDIAMPGPGTVFGEALARAVRDGEADEALVDEAVRRVLRLAARVGVLDGAEPVVTDPPDAVDGEALAREIARRSFVLVRNDNGALPLRPGRVALIGAAARDARVLGGGSATVFPARVVSPLDGLTAALPDGTLTYTLGADPNTELPVADRGFELRAVCRDATGQVLGARSAPSGHLQWTGSDLPEGVTHENLHSVELTGSFTPRESGTHTFGIKGLGPFRLTVAGTTYYDGVQRPAGDDPFLTFFGPPVPHAGVELTAGEPVEVSLTYTVPPAGDHPLRVIGFTLAHQDPQQDADERIAEAAEAARAADTAVVVVATTDRVESEGFDRTDLRLPGRQDDLVRAVAAANPNTVVVVNSGSPVELPWRDDVAAVLLSWFPGQEGGAALADVLTGAHEPGGRLPTTWGSLTDAPVTQVVPENGELPYAEGVFIGYRAWEKHGRSPAYPFGHGLGYTDWTYDSVEVAEAAGTTTAKVRLRNTGDRPGREVVQLYLAPADPDPTRPARWLAGFASVEAAPGDGAEATVELPRRAFEIWDEATGSWSFVKGSYEIQVGRSITDRRITATINV; this is translated from the coding sequence ATGACGTACATCGACTTCGACGAGGAGGCCGACGTGGCGGAGACGACACAGGCGATGCAGGATGCGGCCCGCGAGGTCGTCGTCGAGACCGCCCTCGGCGCCCTCGACCTGGACGCCAAGACGCGGCTGCTGGCCGGCCAGGACGTGTGGAGCCTGCCCGCGCTGCCGGAGGCCGGACTGGCCTCACTGGTCATGTCCGACGGCCCGATCGGCGTCCGCGGAGTGCACTGGAGCGCCGACGACCCGTCCGTCGCCCTGCCCTCACCGACCGCCCTCGCCGCCACCTGGGACCCCGGCCTCGCGCACCGGGCCGGTGTGCTGCTGGCCCAGGAGGCCCGCCGCAAGGGCGTTCACGTCCTGCTCGCCCCCACGGTCAACCTGCACCGCTCCCCGCTCGGCGGCCGGCACTTCGAGGCCTACAGCGAGGACCCGTACCTCACCGGCCGGATCGGCACCGAGTACGTCCGCGGCGTCCAGTCCGGCGGCGTCGGCACCACCGTCAAGCACTTCGTGGCCAACGACGCCGAGACCGACCGCCTCACCGTGAACAACCTCGTCGGCGAACGCGCCCTGCGCGAGCTGTACCTGGCCCCCTTCGAGGCGATCGTCGAGAACGCCCACCCCTGGGGCATCATGACCGCCTACAACTCCGTCAACGGCCCGACCATGACCGAGCACCACCACCTGGTCAACGAGGTCCTGCGCGGCGCGTGGGGCTTCGACGGGGTCAACGTCTCCGACTGGACCGCCGCCCGCTCCACCACGGGAGCCCTCGCCGGCGGCCTCGACATCGCCATGCCCGGTCCCGGCACCGTCTTCGGCGAGGCCCTCGCCCGGGCCGTGCGCGACGGCGAGGCCGACGAGGCCCTGGTCGACGAGGCCGTGCGCCGCGTCCTGCGCCTCGCCGCCCGGGTCGGCGTCCTCGATGGGGCCGAACCGGTCGTCACCGACCCGCCCGACGCCGTCGACGGCGAGGCGCTGGCCCGCGAGATCGCCCGCCGCTCCTTCGTGCTCGTCCGCAACGACAACGGCGCTCTGCCGCTGAGGCCCGGCCGGGTCGCCCTGATCGGCGCCGCCGCCCGCGACGCCCGCGTCCTCGGCGGCGGCTCGGCCACCGTCTTCCCCGCCCGGGTCGTCTCCCCGCTCGACGGCCTCACCGCCGCCCTCCCCGACGGCACCCTCACCTACACCCTCGGCGCCGACCCCAACACCGAACTCCCCGTCGCGGACCGGGGCTTCGAGCTGCGCGCCGTCTGCCGCGACGCGACCGGCCAGGTCCTCGGCGCGCGCTCGGCCCCCAGCGGCCACCTTCAATGGACGGGCTCGGACCTCCCCGAGGGCGTCACCCACGAGAACCTGCACAGCGTCGAACTGACCGGCTCCTTCACCCCGCGCGAGAGCGGCACGCACACCTTCGGCATCAAGGGCCTCGGCCCCTTCCGGCTGACCGTCGCGGGCACCACGTACTACGACGGCGTCCAGCGCCCCGCCGGCGACGACCCCTTCCTGACCTTCTTCGGCCCGCCGGTGCCCCACGCCGGGGTCGAACTCACCGCGGGCGAACCGGTCGAGGTCTCCCTCACCTACACGGTCCCGCCGGCCGGCGACCACCCCCTGCGGGTCATCGGCTTCACCCTCGCCCACCAGGACCCGCAGCAGGACGCCGACGAGCGGATCGCCGAGGCCGCCGAGGCCGCCCGGGCCGCCGACACGGCCGTCGTCGTGGTCGCCACCACCGACCGCGTGGAGTCCGAGGGCTTCGACCGCACCGACCTGCGGCTGCCCGGCCGCCAGGACGACCTGGTCCGCGCCGTCGCCGCCGCCAACCCCAACACCGTCGTGGTCGTCAACTCCGGTTCCCCGGTGGAGCTGCCGTGGCGCGACGACGTCGCCGCCGTGCTCCTGTCCTGGTTCCCCGGCCAGGAGGGCGGCGCGGCCCTCGCCGACGTCCTCACCGGCGCCCACGAGCCCGGCGGCCGCCTGCCCACCACCTGGGGCAGCCTCACCGACGCCCCGGTCACCCAGGTCGTCCCGGAGAACGGCGAACTCCCCTACGCAGAGGGCGTCTTCATCGGCTACCGCGCCTGGGAGAAGCACGGCCGCAGCCCCGCCTACCCGTTCGGCCACGGCCTCGGCTACACCGACTGGACCTACGACTCCGTCGAGGTGGCGGAGGCCGCCGGGACCACCACCGCGAAGGTCCGCCTCCGCAACACCGGCGACCGCCCAGGCCGCGAGGTCGTCCAGCTGTACCTCGCCCCGGCCGACCCCGACCCCACCCGCCCGGCACGCTGGCTGGCCGGCTTCGCGAGCGTCGAGGCCGCACCGGGCGACGGCGCCGAGGCGACGGTCGAACTGCCGCGCCGCGCCTTCGAGATCTGGGACGAAGCGACCGGCTCGTGGTCGTTTGTGAAGGGTTCGTACGAGATCCAGGTCGGACGCTCGATCACGGACCGCAGGATCACCGCGACGATTAACGTCTGA
- a CDS encoding LysR family transcriptional regulator — protein MVDMPNTHDAGSEVSTVWLRVFLEVARHGSFTVAARTLGWTQSAVSRQVASLEAALDGGPLFDRLPRGVALTEAGRLLVPYAETVTGALHDARRELGALREAAGGRLRFGAFATADAALVPHALALFRARHPRVRVLREEGFTPALLDRLTAGHLDLAVVSTTGRAPLESYELHHILDEPLFVAVPDGHPLAAHEGPVPLGRFADADWISGSARPEGTLLDAALRQGFRPRVAHVVGEWTAKQGYVAAGLGVTLVPALAAESVRPDITLLRVRDEGAPARAVYAATVRGRSLTHAASAFLDAVREATAKIPA, from the coding sequence ATGGTTGATATGCCGAACACGCATGACGCCGGGTCCGAGGTCTCGACCGTCTGGCTGCGGGTCTTCCTGGAGGTCGCCCGGCACGGCTCGTTCACGGTGGCGGCGCGGACGCTCGGCTGGACGCAGTCCGCGGTGTCCCGGCAGGTCGCCTCGCTGGAGGCCGCGTTGGACGGCGGTCCGCTCTTCGACCGGCTGCCGCGCGGGGTGGCGCTGACCGAGGCGGGGCGGCTGCTGGTGCCGTACGCCGAGACGGTCACCGGCGCGCTGCACGACGCCCGGCGCGAACTGGGCGCCCTGCGCGAGGCGGCCGGCGGCCGGCTCCGGTTCGGCGCCTTCGCCACCGCCGACGCGGCCCTGGTGCCGCACGCCCTGGCCCTCTTCCGCGCCCGCCACCCCCGGGTCCGGGTCCTGCGCGAGGAGGGTTTCACGCCCGCGCTGCTCGACCGGCTGACGGCCGGTCACCTGGACCTCGCGGTCGTCTCCACGACGGGCCGCGCACCACTGGAGTCGTACGAGCTCCACCACATCCTCGACGAGCCGCTGTTCGTCGCCGTCCCGGACGGCCACCCTCTCGCGGCCCACGAGGGGCCGGTGCCGCTCGGCCGTTTCGCGGACGCCGACTGGATCTCCGGCAGCGCGCGCCCCGAGGGCACCCTCCTGGACGCTGCCCTGCGCCAGGGCTTCCGGCCGCGGGTCGCCCATGTCGTCGGCGAGTGGACCGCCAAGCAGGGCTACGTCGCCGCGGGGCTCGGCGTGACCCTCGTTCCGGCGCTCGCGGCGGAGTCCGTACGGCCGGACATCACGCTGCTGCGGGTACGGGACGAGGGCGCCCCGGCCCGGGCGGTGTACGCGGCGACGGTGCGCGGCCGGTCCCTGACCCACGCGGCCTCGGCCTTCCTGGACGCAGTGCGGGAGGCGACGGCGAAGATCCCCGCCTGA
- a CDS encoding ketoacyl-ACP synthase III: MAKIKPSKGAPYARILGVGGYRPTRVVPNEVILETIESSDEWIRSRSGIETRHWASDEETVAAMSVEASGKAIADAGISAEQIGGVIVSTVSHFKQTPAVATEIADKLGTAKAAAFDISAGCAGFGYGLTLAKGMIVEGSAEYVLVIGVERLSDLTDLEDRATAFLFGDGAGAVVVGPAQEPAIGPTVWGSEGDKSETIKQTVPWTDYRDGTVEKFPAITQEGQAVFRWAVFEMAKVAQQALDAAGISADDLDVFIPHQANERIIDSMVKTLKLPEHVTVARDIRTTGNTSAASIPLAMERLLATGEAKSGDTALVIGFGAGLVYAATVVTLP; encoded by the coding sequence ATGGCGAAGATCAAGCCCAGCAAGGGCGCCCCGTACGCGCGCATCCTCGGCGTCGGCGGCTACCGCCCGACCCGGGTCGTGCCGAACGAGGTGATCCTGGAGACGATCGAGTCGTCCGACGAGTGGATCCGCTCGCGCTCCGGCATCGAGACGCGGCACTGGGCCTCCGACGAGGAGACCGTCGCCGCGATGTCGGTGGAGGCGTCGGGCAAGGCGATCGCCGACGCCGGGATCTCCGCCGAGCAGATCGGCGGCGTGATCGTCTCGACCGTCTCGCACTTCAAGCAGACCCCGGCCGTCGCCACCGAGATCGCCGACAAGCTGGGCACCGCCAAGGCCGCCGCGTTCGACATCTCGGCGGGCTGCGCGGGCTTCGGCTACGGCCTCACCCTCGCCAAGGGCATGATCGTCGAGGGCTCGGCGGAGTACGTCCTGGTGATCGGTGTCGAGCGGCTGAGCGACCTGACCGACTTGGAGGACCGCGCGACGGCCTTCCTGTTCGGCGACGGTGCCGGCGCGGTCGTGGTCGGCCCGGCCCAGGAGCCCGCGATCGGCCCCACGGTGTGGGGCTCCGAGGGCGACAAGTCCGAGACCATCAAGCAGACCGTGCCGTGGACGGACTACCGCGACGGGACGGTCGAGAAGTTCCCGGCGATCACCCAGGAAGGCCAGGCGGTGTTCCGCTGGGCCGTGTTCGAGATGGCGAAGGTCGCCCAGCAGGCGCTGGACGCGGCCGGGATCAGCGCGGACGACCTGGACGTCTTCATCCCGCACCAGGCCAACGAGCGGATCATCGACTCGATGGTGAAGACCCTGAAACTGCCGGAGCACGTCACGGTCGCCCGTGACATCCGCACCACCGGCAACACCTCGGCCGCCTCGATCCCGCTCGCGATGGAGCGGCTCCTGGCGACCGGAGAGGCGAAGAGCGGCGACACCGCGCTCGTCATCGGCTTCGGGGCGGGTCTCGTCTACGCCGCGACTGTCGTTACCCTCCCCTAG
- a CDS encoding ACP S-malonyltransferase, translated as MLVLVAPGQGAQTPGFLTEWLDLPGVRGALEAWSDAAGIDLIRYGTEADAEEIRDTAVAQPLLVAAGLASAQLLFDDPADLPGKVGAVAGHSVGEFTAASLAGVLPHEDALRLVRTRGLAMAEAAAVTETGMAALLGGDPDVTIPHLTKLGLTPANINGAGQIVAAGTKEQLAALEADKPEGVRKVVALKVAGAFHTHHMAPAVATLAKAAEALAPGDPKLPCVSNADGQAVAAGTEVLERLVGQVANPVRWDLCMETFKGLGVTALIELCPGGTLTGLARRALPGVKTLALKSPADLDAARELIAEQSA; from the coding sequence GTGCTCGTACTCGTCGCTCCCGGCCAGGGCGCTCAGACGCCCGGCTTCCTGACTGAATGGCTCGACCTCCCCGGTGTCCGCGGTGCCCTTGAGGCATGGTCCGACGCCGCGGGGATCGACCTGATCCGTTACGGCACCGAGGCCGACGCGGAGGAGATCCGCGACACCGCGGTGGCGCAGCCGCTGCTGGTCGCGGCCGGACTGGCGTCCGCGCAACTGCTCTTCGACGACCCGGCCGACCTGCCCGGGAAGGTCGGTGCCGTCGCCGGGCACAGCGTCGGCGAGTTCACCGCCGCCTCGCTCGCCGGGGTGCTGCCGCACGAGGACGCCCTCCGCCTGGTCCGCACCCGCGGGCTCGCCATGGCCGAGGCCGCCGCCGTCACCGAGACCGGCATGGCCGCCCTCCTCGGCGGTGACCCGGACGTGACGATCCCGCATCTGACGAAGCTGGGCCTGACCCCCGCCAACATCAACGGCGCGGGCCAGATCGTCGCGGCCGGCACCAAGGAGCAGCTCGCCGCGCTGGAGGCGGACAAGCCCGAGGGCGTGCGCAAGGTCGTCGCGCTGAAGGTCGCCGGCGCGTTCCACACGCACCACATGGCCCCCGCGGTCGCCACGCTCGCGAAGGCCGCCGAGGCCCTGGCGCCCGGCGACCCGAAGCTCCCTTGCGTCTCCAACGCTGACGGGCAGGCCGTCGCCGCAGGCACCGAGGTGCTGGAGCGTCTGGTCGGCCAGGTCGCCAACCCCGTCCGCTGGGACCTGTGCATGGAGACCTTCAAGGGCCTCGGCGTCACGGCCCTGATCGAGCTGTGCCCCGGCGGCACCCTCACCGGCCTCGCCAGGCGGGCCCTGCCCGGCGTGAAGACGCTGGCCCTCAAGTCCCCCGCCGACCTCGACGCGGCTCGCGAGCTCATCGCCGAGCAGAGTGCCTGA
- the fabF gene encoding beta-ketoacyl-ACP synthase II, which yields MSSTNRTVVVTGIGATTPLGGDAASTWEGLIAGKSGVKPLEQEWAADQAVRIAAPVAVEPTEVIPRPQARRLDRSAQFALVAAKEAWADAGFEAKAGEDPNIDPDRLGAVIASGIGGVTTLLDQYDVLKERGVRRVSPHTVPMLMPNSPSANVGLAVGARAGVHTPVSACASGAEAIGYAIEMIRTGRADVVVAGGTEAAIHPLPIAAFGNMMAMSKNNDDPQGASRPYDTARDGFVLGEGAGVVVLESAEHAAKRGARVYAEAVGQGISADAHDIVQPEPEGRGISHALQNLLDRNDLDPSEIVHVNAHATSTPAGDIAELKALRKVFGDDADHFAVSATKSMTGHLLGGAGGVETVATVLALYHRVAPPTINVENLDPEAEANADVVRGEARKLPVEGRIAALNDSFGFGGHNVVLAFRTV from the coding sequence GTGAGCTCGACCAATCGCACCGTGGTCGTCACCGGTATCGGCGCAACCACACCGCTGGGTGGCGACGCAGCCTCTACCTGGGAGGGCCTGATCGCCGGCAAGTCCGGCGTCAAGCCCCTGGAGCAGGAGTGGGCCGCCGACCAGGCGGTCCGTATCGCGGCCCCGGTCGCCGTGGAGCCGACCGAGGTCATCCCGCGGCCGCAGGCCCGCCGTCTGGACCGCTCGGCGCAGTTCGCGCTGGTCGCGGCCAAGGAGGCCTGGGCCGACGCCGGTTTCGAAGCGAAGGCCGGCGAGGACCCGAACATCGACCCCGACCGGCTCGGCGCGGTCATCGCCTCCGGTATCGGCGGCGTGACGACGCTACTCGACCAGTACGACGTGCTGAAGGAGAGGGGCGTCCGCCGCGTCTCCCCGCACACCGTGCCCATGCTGATGCCCAACAGCCCCTCGGCCAACGTGGGTCTGGCCGTGGGTGCCCGGGCGGGCGTGCACACGCCGGTTTCCGCCTGTGCCTCGGGCGCCGAGGCCATCGGCTACGCCATCGAGATGATCCGCACCGGCCGTGCCGACGTCGTCGTCGCGGGTGGCACGGAGGCGGCGATCCACCCGCTGCCCATCGCCGCCTTCGGCAACATGATGGCGATGTCCAAGAACAACGACGACCCGCAGGGCGCGTCGCGCCCCTACGACACCGCCCGCGACGGTTTCGTCCTCGGTGAGGGCGCCGGTGTCGTGGTCCTGGAGTCCGCCGAGCACGCGGCCAAGCGCGGTGCCCGGGTGTACGCGGAGGCGGTCGGGCAGGGCATCTCCGCCGACGCGCACGACATCGTGCAGCCGGAGCCGGAAGGGCGGGGCATCTCGCACGCCCTGCAGAACCTGCTGGACCGCAACGACCTGGACCCGTCGGAGATCGTGCACGTCAACGCGCACGCGACGTCCACGCCGGCGGGCGACATCGCCGAGCTGAAGGCGCTGCGGAAGGTGTTCGGCGACGACGCGGACCACTTCGCGGTGTCCGCGACGAAGTCGATGACCGGGCATCTGCTGGGTGGTGCGGGTGGTGTCGAGACGGTCGCGACCGTGCTGGCGCTGTACCACCGGGTGGCTCCGCCGACGATCAACGTGGAGAACCTGGACCCCGAGGCCGAGGCGAATGCCGACGTCGTCCGGGGTGAGGCTCGGAAGCTGCCCGTCGAGGGCCGTATCGCCGCGCTGAACGACTCGTTCGGGTTCGGTGGGCACAACGTGGTGCTGGCGTTCCGGACGGTTTGA
- a CDS encoding RidA family protein, which translates to MQITVDNPASAPQPLSPYYSQVARIEHPDGSALLFVSGQIAEGATLAEQTRGVFETLTALLKAHGAGLADVVNIRTYLTDISKLDEYGAVRRQFLTGTPPTSMTFEASRLFRPEALVEVEVVAAVPAR; encoded by the coding sequence ATGCAGATCACCGTGGACAACCCCGCCTCCGCGCCCCAGCCCCTGAGCCCCTACTACTCCCAGGTCGCCCGCATCGAACACCCCGACGGCAGCGCCCTGTTGTTCGTCTCCGGGCAGATCGCCGAGGGCGCCACGCTCGCCGAGCAGACCCGTGGCGTCTTCGAGACCCTCACCGCCCTGCTGAAGGCCCACGGCGCCGGTCTGGCCGACGTGGTCAACATCCGCACGTACCTCACCGACATCTCCAAGCTGGATGAATACGGCGCCGTACGACGGCAGTTCCTCACGGGGACCCCGCCGACCAGCATGACCTTCGAGGCGTCCCGCCTCTTCCGCCCCGAGGCCCTCGTCGAGGTGGAGGTCGTGGCCGCCGTACCCGCGCGCTAG
- a CDS encoding DUF3145 domain-containing protein: MTTRGVLYVHSAPRALCPHVEWAVAGVLGTRVSLDWIRQPAAPGTWRSEFSWQGQAGTASKLASALRGWHLLRFEVTAEPCATAEGERYSCTPDLGIYHAVTGIHGDILIPEDRLRAALQRSRQGETDLEAELNKLLGKPWDDELEPFRYAGEGAPVRWLHQVV; this comes from the coding sequence GTGACGACACGTGGAGTTCTGTACGTGCACTCCGCGCCGCGCGCGCTGTGCCCGCACGTCGAGTGGGCCGTCGCCGGGGTGCTCGGCACACGCGTCAGCCTGGACTGGATCCGTCAGCCGGCCGCCCCGGGCACCTGGCGCTCGGAGTTCTCCTGGCAGGGCCAGGCGGGCACGGCGTCCAAGCTGGCCTCGGCGCTCCGCGGCTGGCACCTCCTCCGGTTCGAGGTCACCGCGGAACCCTGCGCCACCGCCGAGGGCGAGCGCTACAGCTGCACCCCCGACCTGGGCATCTACCACGCCGTCACCGGCATCCACGGCGACATCCTCATCCCCGAGGACCGGCTCAGAGCGGCCCTGCAGCGCAGTCGGCAGGGGGAGACCGACCTGGAGGCCGAACTCAACAAGCTGCTCGGCAAGCCCTGGGACGACGAACTGGAACCCTTCCGCTACGCAGGCGAAGGCGCCCCGGTCCGTTGGCTCCACCAGGTGGTGTAG
- a CDS encoding SGNH/GDSL hydrolase family protein, protein MRKRDRRTQGVLAVVAAGVLGVTGCDAVGGDSAAPSESAKPSPKPTPLWDRSPGSVAAVGDSITRGFDACDVLSDCPEASWATGGSPEVDSLAVRLLGRTGAAQRSWNYAVSGARMADLPGQMARAVGRRPQLVTVMVGANDACRSTPAAMTPVPAFRADFEDSLRSLRKALPKAQVFVASVPNLKRLWSEGRTSPMGKQVWKLGICPSMLGDPDALDSAATLRRNTVQKRVEDYNKVLRDVCAEDKRCRYDGGAVYDYRFGTTQLSRWDYFHPSVNGQARLAEIAYRAVTAKRP, encoded by the coding sequence ATGCGGAAGCGGGACCGCCGTACACAGGGCGTTCTGGCCGTCGTCGCGGCGGGCGTGCTGGGGGTCACCGGGTGTGATGCCGTGGGGGGCGATTCCGCCGCCCCGTCCGAGTCCGCGAAGCCGTCCCCCAAGCCCACGCCCCTGTGGGATCGCAGCCCGGGTTCCGTCGCGGCCGTGGGTGACTCCATCACGCGCGGGTTCGACGCCTGTGACGTGCTGTCGGACTGCCCGGAGGCCTCCTGGGCGACCGGTGGCAGTCCCGAGGTCGATTCGCTCGCGGTGCGGCTGCTGGGAAGGACCGGCGCCGCGCAGCGGAGCTGGAACTACGCCGTGAGCGGGGCCCGGATGGCCGATCTGCCCGGGCAGATGGCCCGGGCGGTGGGGCGCAGGCCGCAGTTGGTGACGGTGATGGTCGGGGCGAACGACGCCTGCCGGTCGACGCCCGCGGCGATGACCCCGGTCCCGGCCTTCCGTGCCGACTTCGAGGATTCCCTGCGCTCGCTGCGCAAGGCCCTGCCCAAGGCCCAGGTGTTCGTGGCGAGCGTGCCGAACCTGAAGCGGCTGTGGTCGGAGGGGCGTACCAGCCCGATGGGCAAGCAGGTGTGGAAACTGGGCATCTGCCCGTCGATGCTGGGCGACCCGGACGCCCTGGACTCGGCGGCCACCCTGCGGCGGAACACGGTGCAGAAGCGGGTGGAGGACTACAACAAGGTCCTGAGGGACGTCTGCGCCGAGGACAAGCGGTGCCGCTACGACGGGGGCGCGGTGTACGACTACCGCTTCGGGACCACCCAGTTGAGCCGCTGGGACTACTTCCACCCCAGCGTGAACGGACAGGCCCGGTTGGCGGAGATCGCGTACCGCGCCGTCACCGCGAAGAGGCCCTGA
- a CDS encoding TetR family transcriptional regulator C-terminal domain-containing protein has translation MRAALEVIAERGYRGASLAAVAERVGLTQKYNAMRPAIVQTFSALLGESVTEEHPARAYFTERYAGVRAGMAGVLRAEYGDRLPSGLTPERAAPLLVAVLDGLQYQWLLDPESVDMASAFRDFLTLLGEGDD, from the coding sequence GTGCGGGCCGCTCTGGAGGTGATCGCCGAGCGCGGTTACCGGGGGGCGAGCCTGGCCGCGGTCGCCGAACGGGTCGGACTCACCCAGAAGTACAACGCCATGCGGCCCGCCATCGTCCAGACCTTCTCGGCGCTCCTCGGCGAGAGCGTGACGGAGGAGCACCCGGCCCGGGCCTACTTCACGGAGCGCTACGCCGGGGTGCGGGCCGGCATGGCCGGGGTGCTGCGCGCCGAGTACGGCGACCGGCTGCCGAGCGGCCTCACCCCCGAGCGGGCCGCACCCCTCCTCGTGGCGGTCCTGGACGGCCTGCAGTACCAGTGGCTGCTGGACCCGGAGTCGGTCGACATGGCGTCGGCGTTCCGGGACTTCCTGACGCTGCTGGGCGAGGGCGACGACTGA